ATTTGGGGTATGAACTTTATTTAAAGCAAGCTCTGACTCATTGCAATTAATAACATAAGGAGACGTTGAAATTTCTTCGTTAGCCGCATATTTGCATTTTGGACAAGTAATAAGTTTATCTTCACCAGTTGGTACTAACATTTGAAATTCGTGAGAATACTTACCACCAAATAAGCCATTATCAGACATAACACTTACAAAATTTTTACATCCTGTTCTTTTATAAAATCGATTATAAGCGCTATACATATTATCATAATATTGCTTTAAGTCATCTTCATTTGTATGAAAACTATAAGCATCTTTCATGGTAAATTCACGCAAGCGAATCAAACCACCACGAGGTCTTGGCTCATCTCTAAATTTTGTTTGAATTTGATACATCATCACGGGTAATTGACGATAACTAGTAATTTCTGTACGTGCTAAGTAAACAACAGGTTCTTCATGAGTTGGATTTAAAACCATTTGTTTTTCATGACGATCTTTAAACTTCATCATGTCTTTACCAAATGTTTGATAGCGACCCGTTTCTTCCCAAATATCTTTAGGAGAAGCACAAGGCAATCGAACCTCCTGCCCCTCAACAGATTCCATTTCTTCACGACAAATTTTTTCGATCTTAGATATACAACGCATTCCTAAAGGAAGAATGCCATAAATACCTGCAGCAAATTGGCGCATAAAACCGCCTCTAAGCATAAATTTATGGCTTGGAAGCTCGCTATCTCTAGGTGTTTCTTTAATTGTTTTCGCCACTAACTTAGACATACGCATAACAAAAAAACTCCAAATTTTATTTTTTAATGTATATTATTTAAAAACTGCTCAAGAGATATTGATTTATCACCAATATGTTTTTTCAATTCTTGATATTCATTTTGTGCAGATTCTAAATAACTTCCACGACGTATACATGTAATTAAACGATTTTTAGGCGTATGAGTTGAGGGCACAAACTCTGTTGCAGTCACTTCATATCCTTTTGAACGAAGCAAACACATTCTCAGTGCATCGGTAAAATGCGCTGCCACTTCTCGCCTTACCTGTGGCGTATGAAAGACTGGTGACAAAGGATGTGTCTGCGTATCTTCTTTCCAAAACCGAGCAAGCTCAGCCTGGCAACAAGGAGCCACAGCAATAAAATCTGATTTTTCTTGCACAGCAAAAGAAAGCGCTAAATCTGTGGCAACATCACATGCGTGTAAGGCAACAACAGCATGAGGACGCGTTTCTTTATTCCATTTATAATCCGAAATTGAAGTTGCTTCAAAAGATAAAATATTTGCAAAACCTAGTTTCTGTGCTTTATTTTGACAGTCTTTAATTATTTTAGAATTGCTATCTACTCCTACAATTTCTACAGGATGTTTCCATTTTTCTAAAAAACTCCACGCAAGCAAGAAAGTAAGATATGATTTGCCACATCCAACATCTAAAATTCTCACAATTTTATGTCGCGAAATAAGAGACTCAATATGAGATTCAATTAAATTATACATATGATTAATTTGTATAAATTTTTTTACGTTATCGGGAGACATAGAAGCATCAGAGTTTAATAAACCCAGCGATAAAAGCAAATCGGGTGCCGTAATTGGTGTGATTGCATATTTTTTTTCGCCTAAAAGCTTTTCTATTCTTTTTTTATTCCACCAGTTTAATGACAATTCTTTAAAACTAACTGGTTTTTTATATATTTCCATATGTTTCATATTCCAAAATTAAAAAGTTTTTCTAAAAACACAGCAACACCATCTTCATCATTTGAAAGTGTTCTAATTTTTGCAGCATTTAAGGCATGTTCATCTGCATTCGCCATGGCAACTCCTAATCCAGCGAGGGATAGCATTTCAACATCATTTTCTCCATCTCCAAAAGAAATCGCTTCGTTAATATGGATTCCTAAATAATCACACACATATTGCATAGCAATACCTTTATTCATATTTGAAGAACCCAATTCAATCCAAGGCCAACCATTAAATGTGCAAAAGCTAACGTTATAAGGCTTTAAAAGCTCAGATTGCTCTTTTAAAAAAGCTCGCCTGTCACTCTCTGGAGTTAACAAAAAAAGAAAACTGACAACAGATTCATAAAAAGGGTTATCAACATCAAATTCTTTAATATCATTGTCATAATGGAAGGAAAAATCGTTTGAATTTAAATAATGGGGTCGCAAGCAATAAAAAGAACTCGATGTATCTGCAATTAAATTTTGAATAGAATAGTTAAGTTTATTATTTAATATATTTTTACACATGTTAACAACAGTTTTTTTTAATTTATTATCTAAATAAACAAGCATCATTGAGTATCCATCATCTACATGTTTTTTAATATCACTTCCATTTAATGTAATAACAGGAGTTTTTAAGTTGATTTCTCTTGTTACATTTCTCACTGATTTTAAAGTCCTACCTGTAGAAATTACAACATGAATTCCTAATTCTATTAATTTATTTAAACAACTAACACTTCTTTGCGAAATTACTTTTCTAGAATTTAAAAGAGTTCCATCCAGATCTACAAATATTGCTTTATATTGAAAACCCATATTTTCTCCCTTTTGAATTTATACGTAATTTAACTTAACAGAGCTCCCTCTTTTAAATGATTAGAAAGAAAAATTGGGCTTACCTTTCCTTCTACAGTTTCTG
This region of Spirobacillus cienkowskii genomic DNA includes:
- a CDS encoding Cof-type HAD-IIB family hydrolase; protein product: MGFQYKAIFVDLDGTLLNSRKVISQRSVSCLNKLIELGIHVVISTGRTLKSVRNVTREINLKTPVITLNGSDIKKHVDDGYSMMLVYLDNKLKKTVVNMCKNILNNKLNYSIQNLIADTSSSFYCLRPHYLNSNDFSFHYDNDIKEFDVDNPFYESVVSFLFLLTPESDRRAFLKEQSELLKPYNVSFCTFNGWPWIELGSSNMNKGIAMQYVCDYLGIHINEAISFGDGENDVEMLSLAGLGVAMANADEHALNAAKIRTLSNDEDGVAVFLEKLFNFGI
- a CDS encoding SAM-dependent methyltransferase, whose protein sequence is MEIYKKPVSFKELSLNWWNKKRIEKLLGEKKYAITPITAPDLLLSLGLLNSDASMSPDNVKKFIQINHMYNLIESHIESLISRHKIVRILDVGCGKSYLTFLLAWSFLEKWKHPVEIVGVDSNSKIIKDCQNKAQKLGFANILSFEATSISDYKWNKETRPHAVVALHACDVATDLALSFAVQEKSDFIAVAPCCQAELARFWKEDTQTHPLSPVFHTPQVRREVAAHFTDALRMCLLRSKGYEVTATEFVPSTHTPKNRLITCIRRGSYLESAQNEYQELKKHIGDKSISLEQFLNNIH